One region of gamma proteobacterium HIMB55 genomic DNA includes:
- a CDS encoding anthranilate synthase, component II (PFAM: Glutamine amidotransferase class-I~TIGRFAM: glutamine amidotransferase of anthranilate synthase or aminodeoxychorismate synthase), translated as MNASAAENAKAGSPDILMVDNYDSFTWNVVQYFWELGASVDVYRNDEITVDDIARIRPKLICVSPGPCSPTEAGISIETIKRFAGDIPVFGICLGLQSIGAAYGGDVIRAPEVMHGKTSPVYHNGTGVFEGLPSPFTATRYHSLVVDPKTLPPCFEVTAWTLDEQGELDVIMGLRHKEFSVEGVQFHPESILTEHGHDMLRNFLEQRG; from the coding sequence ATGAACGCTTCGGCCGCAGAAAACGCCAAGGCAGGTAGCCCAGATATTTTGATGGTCGACAACTACGACTCGTTCACGTGGAATGTTGTTCAATATTTTTGGGAGTTGGGAGCGTCGGTCGACGTTTATCGTAACGACGAAATAACCGTTGATGATATAGCGAGGATTCGCCCTAAGCTCATCTGTGTATCGCCTGGGCCTTGCTCTCCCACCGAGGCGGGTATTTCCATTGAGACCATCAAGCGCTTTGCGGGTGATATCCCCGTATTCGGTATCTGCCTCGGCTTGCAGAGTATTGGTGCAGCTTATGGCGGCGATGTGATTCGCGCGCCCGAGGTAATGCACGGCAAAACGAGTCCCGTCTACCACAATGGTACGGGTGTTTTTGAAGGTCTACCTTCACCTTTTACGGCAACGCGCTACCATTCGTTGGTCGTCGATCCAAAGACGCTGCCCCCTTGTTTTGAGGTGACAGCATGGACGCTCGACGAGCAGGGCGAGCTTGATGTCATCATGGGCCTTAGGCATAAAGAATTCTCAGTCGAGGGTGTGCAGTTCCATCCCGAGTCCATCCTAACCGAGCATGGCCATGACATGCTCCGCAACTTCCTTGAGCAAAGGGGGTGA
- a CDS encoding anthranilate phosphoribosyltransferase (PFAM: Glycosyl transferase family, a/b domain; Glycosyl transferase family, helical bundle domain~TIGRFAM: anthranilate phosphoribosyltransferase) — MNIQQAIAQVVDGQSLSRADMEQVMLAVMQGEATEAQIGGLLVGLRIKGETIDEIVGAASAMRSLATPVDIDRNGLIDLAGTGGDGADLFNVSTAATFVVAAAGGRIAKHGNRSVSSSSGSSDVLSELGVNLTVTPEVIAECIDTLGVGFMFAPMHHSAMKYAVGPRQQLAMRTIFNVLGPLTNPAGARRQVLGVFNADLCPVMAAALQGLGSEHVMVVHGTDGLDEISICEPTEVCELKDGTLRSYQIDPKEFGHHHASLDGLSVSTASESAALIKSALGGDESESAAKARSIIALNAGAGLYVGGQASSLSAGIQLAEDTISSGAALDVIQTFAEKTQSAAEA; from the coding sequence ATGAATATCCAGCAAGCAATTGCGCAAGTGGTCGATGGGCAGTCCCTTAGTCGCGCAGATATGGAGCAGGTGATGCTCGCTGTCATGCAAGGCGAGGCCACTGAGGCACAGATTGGTGGCTTGTTAGTCGGGCTGCGAATTAAGGGCGAAACCATTGATGAAATCGTTGGAGCCGCGAGTGCCATGCGATCGCTGGCGACACCCGTCGATATCGATCGCAATGGTCTCATTGACCTTGCGGGAACAGGTGGAGACGGGGCTGATCTCTTTAACGTATCAACGGCCGCGACCTTTGTTGTGGCCGCAGCTGGTGGTCGCATTGCGAAACACGGTAACCGGTCGGTTTCTAGTTCGAGCGGTTCGTCCGACGTCCTTTCAGAGCTTGGTGTGAACTTGACTGTAACGCCCGAAGTGATCGCTGAATGCATCGATACGCTCGGTGTCGGGTTTATGTTTGCCCCAATGCATCACAGCGCAATGAAATACGCAGTGGGGCCTCGGCAACAACTGGCGATGCGAACTATTTTTAATGTGCTCGGCCCTTTGACTAATCCCGCCGGTGCGCGCCGTCAGGTGCTCGGTGTCTTTAACGCCGATTTGTGTCCTGTCATGGCGGCTGCATTGCAGGGTTTGGGCAGTGAGCACGTCATGGTGGTTCATGGCACTGACGGTCTCGATGAAATCTCTATTTGCGAGCCGACAGAGGTTTGTGAGCTAAAAGATGGAACTCTGAGAAGTTATCAAATTGACCCTAAAGAGTTTGGTCACCACCATGCATCCCTGGATGGCCTGTCTGTGTCCACCGCTTCGGAGTCGGCCGCACTCATCAAATCGGCATTGGGCGGTGATGAATCTGAATCGGCCGCAAAGGCGCGCTCCATCATTGCACTGAACGCAGGTGCTGGGCTTTATGTTGGCGGTCAGGCGTCGAGCTTATCGGCAGGTATTCAGTTGGCTGAAGACACGATCTCCTCAGGCGCCGCCCTTGATGTCATCCAAACCTTTGCAGAAAAGACGCAGAGTGCCGCCGAGGCGTAG
- a CDS encoding cAMP-binding protein (PFAM: Bacterial regulatory proteins, crp family; Cyclic nucleotide-binding domain), whose amino-acid sequence MNYLVSKRVPNAEAFLVHCERITMKSKSVVFRQGDLSGDLYLILDGSVSVIVDDSEAPDQEMVVSYLNPGEFFGEMGLFGEESRTANLVTRTACEFAKISYGDFHAIRQRFPDVLYALTTQIGQRLKNTTRKLADLTFIDVYGRIHRSLIQLTTLPEAMTHPDGMQIRVTRQELGKLVGCSREMAGRVLKMLEGDGYITVAGKTIVVLREPTGGRKTA is encoded by the coding sequence ATGAATTACTTAGTGAGCAAACGTGTTCCGAACGCCGAGGCCTTCTTGGTTCACTGCGAGCGCATCACTATGAAGTCAAAGTCAGTGGTGTTTCGACAGGGTGATCTCAGCGGAGACCTCTATTTGATTCTCGACGGATCGGTGTCGGTGATTGTTGATGACAGCGAAGCACCGGATCAGGAAATGGTGGTCAGCTACCTCAACCCTGGCGAGTTCTTCGGTGAGATGGGCCTATTTGGGGAGGAGTCACGGACGGCTAATCTCGTGACACGAACGGCCTGCGAGTTTGCAAAAATTAGTTACGGCGATTTTCACGCTATCCGTCAGCGCTTCCCAGATGTCTTGTACGCACTGACGACGCAGATCGGACAACGCCTAAAAAATACGACGAGAAAGCTTGCCGACCTGACTTTCATCGATGTCTACGGACGGATTCATCGCTCGCTAATACAGCTGACAACCCTTCCGGAAGCTATGACGCACCCTGATGGCATGCAGATCCGCGTGACGCGGCAAGAGTTAGGCAAGTTGGTCGGGTGCTCCCGAGAAATGGCCGGAAGGGTCCTAAAAATGCTCGAGGGCGATGGCTACATCACCGTCGCTGGAAAGACGATCGTGGTGCTACGCGAACCCACAGGTGGCAGGAAAACCGCTTAA
- a CDS encoding Indole-3-glycerol phosphate synthase (PFAM: Indole-3-glycerol phosphate synthase) has protein sequence MRSDTPTVLKRICDRKLEEIGERKALTDVAVLKDRALAADAPRGFIRALESRREQGVPGVIAEVKKASPSKGVIRADFDPASIAASYEDGGAACLSVLTDIDFFQGADAYLQAARDATKLPAIRKDFTLDPYQVWESRALGADAILLIVACLEDEQLAQLFEEATAASLDVLVEVHDQTELERALKLDINLIGINNRDLHTFDTQLDTTIQLLSHVPEGVTVVTESGLHTSGDMRMMLDNNVSTFLIGESFMRQPSPGDALASMVAGALG, from the coding sequence ATGAGAAGCGACACACCTACAGTGCTTAAGCGCATCTGCGATCGGAAGCTCGAAGAGATTGGTGAGAGGAAGGCGTTGACTGATGTAGCCGTTCTCAAGGATCGAGCGTTAGCAGCGGACGCACCCCGAGGATTTATTCGAGCACTCGAATCGCGCCGCGAGCAGGGTGTACCTGGTGTCATCGCTGAAGTGAAAAAAGCGAGCCCCAGCAAGGGCGTTATCAGGGCTGATTTTGATCCTGCGAGCATCGCGGCAAGCTATGAAGACGGGGGGGCGGCTTGTCTCTCTGTCCTCACAGATATTGATTTCTTTCAGGGTGCCGACGCTTATTTACAGGCGGCGCGTGACGCAACAAAGCTACCAGCCATCCGCAAAGATTTTACGCTGGACCCCTATCAAGTTTGGGAGTCTCGTGCGCTGGGCGCTGACGCCATTTTGCTCATCGTGGCTTGCCTTGAAGATGAGCAGTTAGCGCAGCTCTTCGAGGAGGCCACCGCTGCGAGCCTCGATGTGTTGGTTGAAGTTCACGATCAAACCGAGTTGGAGCGGGCGCTCAAGTTAGACATTAATCTGATTGGTATCAACAATCGTGACCTGCACACGTTCGATACGCAGTTAGACACCACGATACAGCTCCTAAGTCACGTGCCTGAGGGGGTTACTGTGGTTACGGAGAGTGGCCTACACACATCAGGCGACATGCGCATGATGCTCGACAACAATGTATCGACGTTTTTGATCGGTGAGTCGTTTATGCGGCAGCCGTCGCCAGGGGATGCGCTTGCGTCGATGGTAGCGGGCGCGCTCGGTTAA